From a region of the Podospora pseudopauciseta strain CBS 411.78 chromosome 7 map unlocalized CBS411.78m_7, whole genome shotgun sequence genome:
- a CDS encoding uncharacterized protein (COG:S; EggNog:ENOG503P9K9), translating to MDATTQTQTQTPRVPLGSLNPNNASSPTKKGMLQSPFESQTKMMQTRTPPETGVKKRVLSGTGTVDSSPTASRAAAEEERVVKKARLSYSSSPPASAGSASSVFSSPHHHHHLPLLEEGEGDVSMVTTIPDSTPAPAPASVSVPASVSVSASASASASVQRRSLTREQARQKAEILRLRLGLANYKVRTGQEDVSLDQLERRLMVRLWGGEGRVREQGGERSSQQQHQRCGSQQMLPPSTSRGTHHQRRSSGAGVVEEKENWREGLWEVMRRREAERQQQQQQQQQQQQQQQQQLLQEDRGEETEGEGEELELPRLPREEGDNRGLEAVGGLLSLARG from the exons ATGGACGCCACCAcacaaacccaaacccaaaccccccgCGTCCCACTCGGCTCTTTGAATCCCAACAACGCGTCTTCGCCAACAAAGAAGGGGATGTTGCAAAGCCCGTTCGAGTCACAGACGAAGATGATGCAAACGCGTACGCCGCCCGAGACGGGGGTCAAGAAGAGGGTGTTGTCTGGGACTGGAACAGTCGATTCCTCGCCCACAGCTTCGAGGGCAGCggcggaagaggagagggtggtaaAGAAAGCTAGGTTAAGC tactcctcatcaccgcccGCATCAGCAGGGTCAGCGTCGTCGGTGTTTTCCAgcccgcaccaccaccaccaccttcccctccttgaggagggtgagggggatgtCTCCATGGTTACCACCATTCCTGATTCAACACCtgcaccagcaccggcatCGGTATCGGTACCGGCATCGGTATCGGTatcggcatcggcatcggcatcggcatcggtgcagaggaggagtttgacgCGTGAACAGGCTCGTCAG AAAGCGGAAATCTTACGGTTGAGGCTTGGGTTGGCGAATTACAAGGTGAGGACGGGGCAGGAGGATGTTTCGTTGGATCAGTTGGAGAGGAGGCTGATGGTGAGGCtttggggtggggaggggagggtgagggagcaGGGAGGTGAGAGGTCGtcgcagcaacagcatcagAGATGTGGTTCGCAGCAGATGTTACCGCCGTCGACGTCCAGGGGGACGCATCATCAGAGGAGGAGCAGTGGGGCGGGGGTtgtggaagagaaggaaaatTGGAGGGAGGGGCTCTGGGAGGTCATGAGAcggagggaggcggagagacaacaacaacaacagcaacagcaacagcaacagcagcagcagcagcagcaactaTTGCAGGAAGAtaggggggaggagacggagggggagggggaggagttggaacTGCCTAGGTTGCcgagggaagagggggataatagggggttggaggctgtgggggggttgttgagttTGGCTAGGGGTTAG
- a CDS encoding uncharacterized protein (EggNog:ENOG503NYEV; COG:S), whose product MSSKEEQKRQRAVPKFGSFQPKPTPEPEAGPASGEARKSVRDRHGDPGGESKRGHDGRHRERRRDSRNRGDERRRDRERDGDRRRSGSRDGDGEKERDRHRERDRDRDRKRPKDREQHHWSREDSVQPKTLSDNFFIDKKGDPLILRYSGNDRSKIPAYHRSGHGKILGSRGHLILHRDGPRDLFSLSFSREGLGSAFRDKALLSQIRRAKSHRIKSSTKPPPSPTDQFISLTPPSSKKRKRGRESPSSSDPEDQQDRKPDYRSIYGKAKPPPSDSESESSDSETSSPEQEKKELSSARKESVSLTRHLRSSPADIPSWLRLISLQDTLFAQDVGHSRPRTGNETIALAELKLSLYQEALAHLPSRSGGEKEVLILGMMTTGLNIWDDKTAAKKWESLPQKYGVAPDGSFELWRARVGWEMGRVGSCTVDRMRDVFVEKLGGLSRGLVGVEEGDERGEVCRQIVYVFLRLTKLLFEAGYTERAVASWQALLEMTFCRPGTATSAEGFEEFWESEVARFGEEGARGWRCFVESGGDELPPDPRFEDKRDGVDVEDYKDPYQLWAAVEMKRAARTRMPARTLDEGVDEDPFRVVMWGDIKDFVVWFPAGVLDTAKKLVVEAFGVFVGIPSSCEEPFVKDWRRDPFLAPKSQAFRPWERRKGQNTESVDVDLSKRPPEFAQQGGDMATSPELLFTREGWFKCLDSWDKTHPPEETQLDLPWVLATLERLVTDHHREDLAEIYLATVWLNTDAKTTKKVAKTLLKQYTTNTPLYNAYALLEHSNNNPELAFKILDSATNLPNSQLLFNTQTWLHLLSSRNDLALTTLCRSVDPSVSSPPPPATLLKARSQFSTTLDFSLSSLSLPTAAAHAESLLLLAYLSPSSPPSEPTSSSQGNISSALGAITDITQKFTSRSLESTPCLEKLLQTACRLSHHHSQIGPYRPALFCSTVLSHLELFPSNIIFLELLSWAQPPLLVKDPVRELLQTIALQPGHDSPSTRRFAIMHEVHNGSAHSVKKAFESAITGSGKGNGEIWRGFVRFCAGRKEGKGVFYRGVEGCCLDRGLYLAAFEEGMVTDMTGEELRGVVGTLVGKGGRVGVELEEFLGGGWKV is encoded by the coding sequence ATGTCGTCAAAAGAGGAGCAGAAACGGCAACGCGCCGTGCCCAAGTTCGGATCCTTCCAGCCGAAACCCACACCCGAGCCCGAAGCAGGGCCCGCATCGGGGGAGGCGCGGAAATCTGTCAGAGACCGGCACGGGGACCCCGGTGGGGAATCCAAAAGGGGGCATGATGGCCGTCACCGTGAGAGACGCCGTGATTCTCGGAATCGGGGAGATGAACGTCGTCGGGATCGTGAGAGGGACGGAGACAGAAGACGAAGTGGGAGcagggatggggatggggagaaagAACGGGACAGGCACCGTGAGAGAGACCGAGATCGAGACAGGAAAAGGCCCAAAGACAGGGAGCAGCACCATTGGTCAAGAGAGGATTCGGTCCAGCCCAAGACTCTCAGCGATAACTTCTTCATTGACAAAAAAGGCGACCCTCTCATCCTCCGCTACAGCGGCAACGACCGCTCCAAGATCCCAGCCTACCACCGCTCTGGCCATGGCAAAATCCTAGGGTCAAGAGGccatctcatcctccaccgtgACGGCCCCAGAGATTTATTTTCTCTCTCATTCTCCCGCGAGGGTCTGGGTTCGGCCTTCAGGGACAAAGCCCTCCTCTCACAAATCCGACGCGCCAAATCTCACCGGATCAAGtcctccaccaaaccacctccctcaccaacagaCCAGTTCATCTCTTtgacacccccctcctccaaaaagcgAAAACGCGGCCGGGAAagcccctcatcatcagaccCGGAGGATCAACAGGACCGAAAGCCAGACTACAGGTCTATTTACGGCAAGGCCAAACCTCCCCCATCAGACTCCGAATCTGAGTCTTCAGATTCGGAGACCTCATCCCCagaacaagagaaaaaagagctTTCTTCTGCCAGAAAAGAATCCGTCAGCCTCACCCGCCACCTCCGCTCCTCACCCGCCGACATCCCCTCCTGGCTCCGGCTGATCTCCCTGCAAGACACCCTCTTTGCCCAAGACGTTGGCCATTCCCGTCCCCGGACAGGCAATGAAACCATCGCCCTTGCCGAGTTGAAGCTGTCGCTTTATCAGGAAGCGCTTGCCCATCTGCCATCTCGATCTGGTGGTGAAAAGGAGGTTCTGATCCTAGGCATGATGACCACGGGGCTTAACATATGGGATGACAAAACCGCTGCGAAAAAGTGGGAGAGTCTTCCACAAAAGTATGGCGTAGCACCGGACGGGAGCTTTGAGCTGTGGCGCGCgagggtgggttgggagatggggagggtggggtcGTGTACGGTGGACAGGATGAGGGATGTGTTTGTTGAGAAGCTGGGGGGTTTGtcaagggggttggttggggtggaggagggggatgaaaggggggaggtgtgCCGGCAGATTGTCTATGTCTTTTTACGCCTGACAAAGCTGTTGTTCGAGGCTGGGTATACCGAGCGGGCGGTGGCTTCTTGGCAGGCGTTGTTGGAGATGACGTTTTGCCGGCCCGGCACGGCGACATCGGCGGAGGGGTTTGAAGAGTTTTGGGAGAGTGAAGTTgcgaggtttggggaggagggggcgagggggtggaggtgtttTGTTGAGAGTGGGGGGGATGAGTTACCGCCTGATCCAAGGTTTGAGGACAAAagggatggggttgatgttgaggattATAAAGATCCGTACCAGCTCTGGGCGGCTGTGGAAATGAAGCGGGctgcgaggacgaggatgccGGCGAGGACgctggatgagggggttgatgaggatcCGTTtagggtggtgatgtggggGGATATCAAGGACTTTGTCGTCTGGTTCCCGGCCGGGGTTTTGGACACTGCGAAGAaattggtggtggaggcgttTGGGGTGTTTGTTGGGATTCCCTCCAGTTGTGAGGAACCGTTTGTGAAGGACTGGCGGCGAGATCCATTCTTGGCTCCCAAAAGCCAGGCTTTCCGGCCTTGGGAGAGACGCAAGGGACAAAACACGGAGAGCGTGGATGTTGATCTGTCAAAACGCCCCCCTGAATTCGCTCAACAAGGCGGTGACATGGCCACCTCACCCGAACTTCTCTTCACCAGGGAGGGCTGGTTCAAATGCCTGGACTCCTGGGacaaaacccacccccctgaAGAAACCCAACTCGACCTCCCATGGGTGCTAGCCACACTCGAACGACTAGTCACAGACCACCACCGTGAAGACCTAGCAGAAATCTACCTCGCCACGGTCTGGCTCAACACCgacgccaaaaccaccaaaaagGTTGCCAAAACTCTGCTCAAGCAatacaccaccaacacccccctctaCAACGCCTACGCCTTGTTGGAGcactccaacaacaacccggAACTCGCTTTCAAAATCCTCGACTCAGCCACCAACCTTCCCAACAGCCAGCTCCTGTTCAACACCCAAACCTggctccacctcctctcctcccgcaaCGACCTCGCCCTGACGACCCTCTGCCGCTCAGTCGACCCCTCcgtctcctctcccccacccccagcaACGCTCCTCAAAGCTCGGTCTCAATTCTCCACTACCCTCGacttttccctttcttccctctccctccccaccgccgccgcccacgCGGAGAGTCTCCTCTTACTAGCCTacctctccccttcctctcctcccagtgaaccaacctcgtcctcccaaGGCAACATCTCATCAGCCCTGGGTGCAATCACAGATATAACCCAGAAATTCACCTCCCGCTCTTTAGAATCCACCCCCTGTTTGGAAAAGCTCCTGCAAACCGCCTGCAGGCTGtcacaccaccactcccagaTAGGGCCTTACCGCCCGGCGCTTTTCTGTTCAACTGTCCTCTCTCACCTGGAGCTCTTCCCTtccaacatcatcttcctcgaaCTCCTATCCTGGGCACAACCCCCCCTGTTGGTCAAGGATCCAGTCAGGGAGCTTCTCCAAACCATCGCCCTCCAACCTGGACATGACTCCCCCAGCACCCGGCGGTTTGCCATCATGCATGAAGTCCACAACGGGAGTGCCCACTCGGTTAAAAAAGCTTTTGAATCTGCCATCACGGGGAGCGGGAAAGGGAATGGGGAGATCTGGAGGGGTTTTGTTCGTTTCTGTGCGGGCAGGAaggagggaaaaggggtgTTTTACCGGGGAGTGGAGGGGTGTTGTCTGGATAGGGGGTTGTATCTTGCTGCttttgaggaggggatggtgacggacatgacgggggaggagctgaggggggtggtggggactTTGGTGGGcaaggggggaagggtgggtGTTGAGTTGGAGGAGTTTCTGGGGGGCGGTTGGAAAGTGTAA
- a CDS encoding uncharacterized protein (EggNog:ENOG503NU7S; COG:P), translating to MTGRRHTPRLRDVFRDASGGTDTDSNNNNSNNNSNNNNEESNQPSQSSQYLSLPSSPTSFRRPRIMSRRPSNSEGVPDERTSLLGANRTSRIRIASAHGSPRVPHLSRNQSYADSVKSHRHHSRANSWGSRLIQALGDRQESYGGIADSKSSLYPDDRVWYDQFTSTDWVHDSIADAYRVKALRQRKDFWGRVYVLFDGAQGWILSALVGFIVAVLAYAVNVSEATVFDFKDGYCQKGWLINEKRCCPHGPCVDWRDWGEVLNGWPFGKDWTEWFVYIVMVIALAVASCLMTLTTKTVVPSAYRLTTLDENLAAENAAHMGDHDNDDGANISPRHSCVDGQGSSSAESAPMIYYSAAGSGVAEVRVILSGFVLHGFLGLKTLLIKSLGLILSVASGLSLGKEGPYVHIATCVGNIACRLFSKYDRNDAKRREVLSAAAAAGVAVAFGAPLGGVLFGLEEVAYFFPAKTLFRTFFCCITAALTLKFLNPYGTHKIVMFQVRYLVDWEYFEIGSFILVGVLGGAAGALFIKASRRWAKTFRRIPVIKSYPLLEVVLVAFVTGLIGYWNVFTKLPVAKLLYNLAAPCDDRDNNLEDLGLCPERAEDIPPVLRDLLTAFLIKGFLTIITFGIKVPAGIYVPSMVVGGLMGRTIGHVVQWWVMATREWPVWGTCSATSATCIQPGVYGLIAAGSTMCGVTRLSVTLAVILFELTGSLDYVLPFSLAILVAKWVADAIEPLSIYDLLTEMNSYPFLNNKHKPVFTSELADIVPRVRKERIIDISTSPVVPAMSLRTKLELLHRAGELDGGLPIVRHGILVGLIPAPDLEYALDNLQDEGSSLCLMASVPTIDDSDDGMPDPTDFTPYIDPAPVALDIRSPMDLVYECFVKLGLRYICILRDGKYAGMTHKKTFVKYMRELEEKEGHM from the exons ATGACAGGAAGGAGACACACCCCGCGCCTGCGGGACGTCTTCCGAGATGCCTCCGGAGGGACCGATACagacagcaacaacaacaacagcaacaacaacagcaacaacaacaacgaagAATCAAATCAACCCTCCCAATCATCCCAatacctctccctccccagctccccaacctccttccGCCGGCCCCGCATCATGTCCCGTCGACCGTCCAACTCGGAGGGCGTCCCGGACGAGCGCACCTCCCTGCTCGGCGCGAACCGGACGTCGCGGATAAGGATCGCGAGTGCGCATGGGTCACCTAGGGTGCCGCATCTGTCTAGGAACCAGAGCTACGCCG ACAGTGTCAaatcccaccgccaccactcCCGCGCCAACTCGTGGGGCTCCCGCCTCATCCAAGCCCTAGGCGACAGGCAAGAATCCTACGGCGGCATCGCCGactccaaatcctccctctATCCCGACGACCGCGTCTGGTACGATCAATTCACCTCGACCGACTGGGTCCACGACTCCATCGCCGACGCCTACCGCGTCAAGGCCCTCAGGCAGAGAAAAGATTTCTGGGGGAGGGTCTATGTTCTTTTTGACGGGGCTCAAGGTTGGATCCTGAGCGCCTTGGTCGGGTTCATCGTTGCGGTGCTGGCTTACGCGGTGAACGTGAGCGAGGCGACGGTGTTTGACTTCAAGGATGGGTATTGCCAAAAGGGGTGGTTGATCAACGAAAAGAGGTGCTGCCCTCACGGGCCTTGCGTTGACTGGAGGGATTGGGGCGAGGTGTTGAATGGGTGGCCGTTTGGCAAGGATTGGACCGAGTGGTTTGTTTACATTGTCATGGTGATCGCTTTGGCGGTGGCTTCTTGTCTGATGACGCTGACGACCAAGACGGTCGTGCCTTCGGCGTATCGGCTCACGACGCTGGATGAGAACCTGGCGGCGGAGAATGCTGCGCACATGGGGGATCACGACAATGACGATGGTGCTAACATCAGCCCGCGCCACTCGTGTGTCGATGGGCAGGGGTCGTCGTCTGCGGAGAGCGCGCCCATGATTTACTACTCCGCCGCCGGGAGTGGTGTCGCCGAGGTGAGGGTCATCCTCAGCGGTTTTGTTCTTCACGGCTTCTTGGGTCTCAAGACGTTGCTGATCAAGAGCTTGGGGTTGATCCTCAGTGTGGCGTCTGGTTTGTCGCTTGGCAAGGAAGGGCCGTATGTGCATATCGCCACCTGTGTCGGGAATATCGCTTGCAGATTGTTTAGCAAGTATGACCGGAACGACgccaagaggagggaggtccTTTCTGCTGCCGCGGCGGCCGGTGTGGCGGTCGCTTTTGGCGCGCCGCTGGGGGGGGTGCTGtttgggctggaggaggttgcgTATTTCTTTCCCGCCAAGACGCTGTTTAGGACGTTTTTCTGCTGCATCACGGCGGCGTTGACGCTCAAGTTTCTGAACCCCTACGGCACGCACAAGATTGTCATGTTTCAGGTGAGGTATCTGGTGGATTGGGAGTATTTCGAGATTGGGAGCTTCATCCtggtgggggttttgggaggAGCGGCGGGAGCGTTGTTCATCAAGGCTTCGAGGCGCTGGGCCAAGACGTTCAGGCGAATCCCCGTCATCAAGTCGTACCCGCtgctggaggtggtgctggtggcttTTGTGACGGGGTTGATTGGATACTGGAACGTGTTTACAAAGTTGCCGGTGGCGAAGTTGCTGTACAACCTGGCGGCGCCGTGCGATGACCGGGATAACAACCTGGAGGATCTGGGGTTGTGTCcggagagggcggaggaCATCCCGCCCGTGTTGAGGGATTTGCTGACGGCGTTTTTGATCAAGGGGTTCTTGACCATCATCACGTTTGGTATCAAGGTGCCGGCGGGGATTTATGTGCCgtccatggtggtgggggggttgatggggaggacgaTTGGGCACGTGGTGCAGTGGTGGGtgatggcgacgagggaGTGGCCGGTTTGGGGGACTTGTTCGGCGACGAGCGCGACGTGTATCCAGCCTGGGGTGTATGGGTTGATTGCGGCCGGGTCGACCATGTGTGGGGTGACGAGGCTGTCGGTCACGCTGGCGGTCATTCTCTTTGAGCTGACGGGGAGTTTGGACTATGTCTTGCCATTTTCGCTGGCGATTCTGGTGGCCAAGTGGGTGGCTGACGCGATTGAGCCGCTGAGCATTTACGACTTGCTGACCGAGATGAACTCTTAccccttcctcaacaacaagcacaaGCCCGTCTTCACGTCGGAGCTGGCGGACATTgtgccgagggtgaggaaAGAGAGGATTATTGACATCAGCACCAGCCCTGTGGTGCCGGCGATGAGCCTGAGGACGAAGCTGGAGCTACTGCACCGGGCGGGCGAGCTGGACGGGGGGTTGCCGATCGTCAGGCACGGCATCCTGGTGGGGTTGATTCCGGCGCCGGATTTGGAGTACGCGCTGGATAATCTGCAGGATGAGGGATCGAGCCTGTGCCTGATGGCGAGCGTGCCGACGATTGACGACTCGGATGATGGGATGCCAGATCCGACGGATTTCACGCCGTACATTGACCCTGCCCCGGTGGCGCTGGACATTAGGTCGCCGATGGACTTGGTGTATGAGTGTTTTGTcaagttggggttgaggtaTATTTGCATACTGAGGGATGGGAAGTATGCGGGGATG ACTCACAAGAAGACGTTTGTCAAGTACatgagggagttggaggagaaggagggacaTATGTAA
- the LOS1 gene encoding pre-tRNA nuclear export protein (COG:J; COG:U; COG:Y; BUSCO:EOG09260B65; EggNog:ENOG503NUZ1): MDAQIENAIEVAWNPSSSQELKGQAFEYLNQLRVDPQAWQVCIGLFTRSPPASEVVRLVSLEIINNAVHSEALDAASLVYLKQSLLEYIGRTYTSNTQSQVDPAHLQNKLTQTLTYLFVFLYREHWSSFVQDFYAIAQNDNLPGVILYLRILSSIHDEIADLMLSRQEQEAKRNSDLKDLIRERDMAKIATSWTDILSRYSNQHDGVVEMTLKIIGKWVSWIDISLVINQQMLGLLLPLVGRSNASGGEDKVRDIAVDTFTEIVSKKMKASDKIEMINFLQLREIITELLASPPLNEWKGTSQYDTDLAEVVAKLVNAVMSDIVRVLEDGKVDNDTRAKAEQLLQYFLPSLLRLFSDEYDEVCSTVIPSLTDLLTFLRKVGTLPATYAEMLPPILNAIVIKMRYDETSNWGLEDEQTDEAEFLELRKRLQILQKSVAAVDENLCMEFMSNLVGNMFSTLQQQGSQMDWRDLDLALHEMYLFGELALPNMGLAAKSQPNPVAAERLALMMSKMVDSGIANYAHPAILLQYMEICVRYHSFFESHQNYIPRVLENFVRLVHHEHVRVRTRSWYLFLRFVKTLRAQVGNVAKTVIESISDLLPIKAEVPSNDADDDMSSDESDHSADAVFNGQLYLFEAVGCVSATSATPVADQALYARSVMEPLFSDMSVHLERAKAGDAQAILQIHHIIMALGTLANGFADTPLGHTKARAQPAQEISAEFTRASEAILIALNQLNTSDEIRAACRSAFSRLLGVLGSAVLPQLPQWIEGLLSRSSSKDEMAMFLRLLEQIVYNFKGEISTILDLLLTPLLQRVFGGLSEPINGTDDEIQLQELRREYVSFVQVIFMNDLGGVLVSAANQGNFESLVSSIFSVAKNLNHGNLVASRIAFNVLSRMITQWGGPDIITPGENPVATGPPSPTIPGFEQFMLSQFHGVCWDVLQDGGFRPSSDATSRQILNEIAGIQQAIWMKTADLYINHVQNQLGQDSNDFLRTLTMTTGRKPLVDWFLALLKGRK, encoded by the exons ATGGACGCCCAG ATCGAGAATGCGATCGAGGTCGCCTGGAACCCTAGTTCCAGCCAGGAGCTCAAGGGCCAGGCTTTCGAGTACCTTAACCAGCTGCGAGTAGACCCCCAGGCCTGGCAGGTCTGCATCGGCCTCTTTACCCGATCCCCCCCAGCGTCCGAAGTCGTACGACTAGTCTCGCTCGAAATCATAAACAATGCTGTTCATTCAGAAGCCCTGGATGCAGCCAGTCTCGTGTACCTGAAGCAGTCTCTCCTCGAATATATCGGACGGACATACACGAGCAACACCCAAAGTCAGGTCGACCCAGCACATCTCCAAAACAAGCTGACGCAAACCCTCACATACCTTTTTGTGTTCTTGTACAGGGAACACTGGAGCAGCTTCGTTCAGGACTTTTATGCCATTGCCCAGAATGACAACCTCCCTGGCGTCATATTATACCTCCGCATTCTCAGCTCGATTCACGACGAGATTGCCGACTTGATGCTCAGccggcaggagcaggaggcgaAGAGAAACAGTGATCTCAAGGACCTTATTCGTGAGCGAGATATGGCCAAAATTGCCACGTCATGGACCGATATTCTGTCTCGGTACAGCAACCAGCACGATGGAGTCGTTGAGATGACGCTCAAAATCATTGGGAAATGGGTGAGCTGGATCGACATCTCGCTGGTCATCAACCAACAAATGCTCGGTCTTCTGCTGCCCTTGGTCGGGAGGTCAAATGCTTCAGGTGGCGAGGACAAGGTCAGAGATATAGCTGTTGACACCTTTACCGAGATTGTCAGCAAGAAAATGAAGGCGAGCGACAAGATCGAGATGATCAACTTCTTGCAGCTTCGCGAAATCATCACAGAATTGCTGGCCAGTCCCCCACTCAATGAGTGGAAGGGAACCTCCCAGTACGACACGGATCTGGCCGAGGTGGTCGCCAAGCTTGTCAACGCCGTCATGTCAGATATTGTTCGCGTGCTTGAGGACGGCAAGGTTGACAACGATACGAGGGCGAAGGCTGAGCAGCTTCTGCAATACTTCCTGCCGTCCCTGCTCCGCTTGTTCTCAGACGAGTACGACGAGGTCTGCTCGACAGTTATTCCCTCATTAACCGACCTCCTCACTTTCCTTAGAAAAGTCGGGACTCTTCCGGCAACCTATGCCGAAATGCTTCCTCCCATCCTGAACGCCATAGTTATCAAGATGAGGTACGACGAGACGTCCAACTGGGGCCTCGAAGACGAGCAAACAGACGAAGCAGAGTTTCTGGAGCTGCGTAAGAGGCTGCAAATTCTCCAAAAGAGCGTTGCTGCCGTTGATGAGAACCTCTGCATGGAGTTCATGAGCAACCTAGTCGGAAACATGTTTTCCACCCTCCAGCAACAAGGGTCTCAGATGGACTGGAGAGATCTGGACCTGGCGCTTCACGAAATGTACCTGTTTGGAGAGCTTGCGCTGCCCAACATGGGACTGGCTGCCAAGAGTCAGCCAAACCCTGTAGCCGCGGAGCGCCTGGCTCTCATGATGAGCAAGATGGTTGATTCTG GTATTGCCAACTACGCCCACCCAGCTATTTTGCTCCAGTACATGGAGATTTGCGTTCGCTATCACAGCTTCTTTGAGTCTCACCAAAACTACATCCCCCGGGTCCTTGAGAACTTCGTAAGGCTGGTGCACCATGAGCACGTCAGGGTGCGCACACGCTCTTGGTACCTGTTCTTGCGCTTCGTCAAGACTTTGAGGGCGCAGGTCGGCAATGTCGCCAAGACTGTGATCGAGTCCATCAGCGACTTGCTGCCCATCAAGGCTGAGGTCCCTAGTAATGACGCTGACGACGACATGTCCTCTGATGAGTCTGATCACTCTGCCGATGCCGTCTTCAATGGCCAGCTCTACTTGTTTGAGGCTGTTGGCTGCGTGTCTGCTACATCTGCCACCCCTGTTGCCGACCAGGCCTTGTATGCTCGGTCTGTCATGGAGCCTCTTTTCTCAGATATGAGCGTCCACCTCGAAAGAGCCAAGGCCGGGGATGCGCAAGCCATTCTCCAGATTCACCACATTATCATGGCCCTCGGTACTTTGGCTAATGGTTTTGCCGACACGCCCCTTGGCCACACCAAGGCGCGGGCTCAGCCAGCACAGGAGATCTCGGCCGAGTTTACAAGAGCTTCCGAGGCGATCCTGATTGCTTTGAACCAGCTTAATACGAGTGACGAGATCCGGGCGGCCTGCCGGTCTGCCTTCTCCCGCCTGCTCGGCGTCCTCGGCTCTGCCGTTCTTCCACAATTGCCACAGTGGATCGAAGGCCTGCTCTCTCGCAGCTCCAGCAAGGACGAGATGGCTATGTTCCTTCGTCTGCTGGAGCAGATTGTATACAACTTCAAGGGAGAGATTTCCACCATTCTCGATCTTCTCCTTACACCACTTCTTCAACGGGTCTTTGGTGGCCTTTCTGAGCCGATCAACGGCACCGATGATGAAATTCAGCTTCAGGAGCTGAGGCGGGAATACGTTTCTTTTGTTCAGGTTATCTTCATGAATGATCTTGGAGGCGTTTTGGTGTCTGCGGCCAACCAGGGTAACTTTGAGTCTCTTGTGTCGTCCATCTTCAGCGTCGCCAAGAACCTCAACCATGGGAACCTTGTGGCCAGCCGGATCGCCTTTAACGTTCTCAGCCGCATGATTACGCAGTGGGGTGGTcccgacatcatcaccccgGGTGAGAACCCAGTCGCTACCggccctccctctcccaccatcCCCGGCTTTGAGCAGTTTATGCTCTCCCAGTTCCACGGCGTGTGCTGGGACGTTTTGCAGGACGGAGGGTTCCGACCGAGCAGCGATGCGACATCTAGACAGATCCTCAACGAAATCGCCGGCATCCAGCAGGCCATCTGGATGAAGACGGCGGATCTCTATATCAACCATGTCCAAAACCAGCTTGGTCAGGACAGCAACGACTTTTTGCGGACgctgacgatgacgacgggGCGCAAGCCACTGGTCGATTGGTTTTTGGCTCTGCTCAAGGGCCGGAAGTAG